The sequence below is a genomic window from Lolium perenne isolate Kyuss_39 chromosome 7, Kyuss_2.0, whole genome shotgun sequence.
GAAAATATAAAAAGAGAATGGATACCTTATGTGCACATATATTCAAAATATTCGCTTGGCTGAAAAGTTCTACACAACAGCTGAAGTGCCAAAATATCTACCAAACTGAAACTGCACATCACAGAAAGATATTGTAATTAAAGAAAGAAGATAGTAGTCAATATGTCAGTAACTCAGTACACAAAAACTTCTAGAGATAATTGCTTCTGCATCTCATCACCCCCATCATTAGCAAAGATATTGATAAGCCACATGAACACATTATTGTACATGACATTAAGGAAGCAAATGTAGCTCATACCTTCTTCAATATTAGCAAGTTTGTATCCATGATAGCAGACATTGATCGTTGATTTTGTCTGAAAGTTGTACCTGAAATTGCACGACATCAAACATTAATAGGAGATTAGAAACTGCTTAAGTACAATGAATATCTAGAGCATCATAAATGATCTACAAATATTGCAGTATATAAACCCTGATGTAAGATGGCTTCATTTTCACCATCTTTTTTTAGTTTTCAGGAGCTGATAGAAACAAAATCATCCATCCATAACAAGAGAAAGATCACCAAGCATATAGAAAAATTAAATTTCCCAAGCTTCATATGATAAGGAGGCATTACgtgaaattaaaaatatgaaaccaCTCAAGACATTTTTTTCAACACGGCTCATATGATAGAAAGACCATTTTTTTTACTTTTAATAAAATAACACTTGACACTCAAGGTCTTCTTAAGTGATGGTAAAGCAGAATATGAATACTTGAAAATATAACCGGAAGAATTTGGTACAAAACAATTATTTTCTTCTGCAAATGGTGACTTGCAAACAGGATTTTTTTCCTAATCACCACTTTACATTGCTTAGAAGAACAAAAACAGCCAACAAAGCAAGATTACAACAGAACAAACAGTCCAAGAGGTTAGAACCTGGGGCAATCACTCCTGCTAAAACGATGTGAAGACAAAATGCAGAGTGGGTGGTGGGGGAACTCACCATGCTATTGTAGCATGTAAAATGTGTAGATCGGGAAGGGCACTAGCTGCATCTTGCAGGCATGGAATAGGAAGGTAGGAAAACACATGATTTAACCTGTAGATCCAAACAGGGAAGTAGAAGGTAGGCAAACACAGAGGTAGAGTTGACGATATATGGTACGAAACAAACAACCGGTAATTAAGAACAATCcaaagccaaatatgtacaaaatcaacaCCTTCACACGCATCTTCTTTCCTGACCAATGATACAACCATGCACCAAGTTAATTCATCAGGAAGAAGAGGATCCAGAGAGAGAGGGAGatagagagtgagagagagagggaggagaaACCTGCAGGTCCCGAATGAAGAAGAAGCCATCTTCACATCCTCCCCATCTTCTTCATCGCTGGGGACGCCGGCCTTCTTCCCTGTCCCGTCCCTCTCCTCCTTGTTGGTCATCATAGATCTATGTTGAGGATGTTGAGGAGCAAGCACATGAACACCGGGACCAGATCAAGAAATCCACACATAGATCTAGGCGAGGCCGACCACCATAGTCTTTCTTTCCAAACTGCTGCAGGGTAAACGGgatctgagagagagagagagagagagagagagagagagagagagagacgaacCTGCTGCTAACAGTGGGAATAGGCCATAGCCAGTGGAGCTCCACCTCGCCGTGAATCTGCAGCCGTTGCAACTCGCCATGAATCCGTCCACTGTGGCACCGCCGAATCCTTCTCCAACGACCGATCTCCTTACCAGTCAGCCGCTTCCCCATCTGGGCATCAACATCATTGATTTGGTGCGGTGCTATGGGCAGCGACACAAGCTCGGGGGGAGGCGGAGGGAGAGGAACGTTGGGCAGCCATGGCACCAAGAAGGAGGAGGCGGACCTCGATCGGGATGAGGGAAGCAGCAACGTGGATGCTGGGGGGCTAGGAGGAGGAAGAAATCAGGGGAGGGGATGAATGCCGGAGGGCATGGTGGCGGCTGCGAGTTGGGGGAAATGTAGTCTAGCGCCTCCTCCCGACGATGGCGGCGCGACGGAGTGGTGCTGGCAGCGCAAGGGGATTGGAGGAGGCGGGGCATTGGGGGAGTTGCGGGAAGTGGGGATTGGTGAGTCCATCGGAGGTGGGGATTGGGCGTACAGGAAAAAACCCAAACTACCCCTATCGCGAGAAGATATTTTTCACGGGCCGAAGCGACGCAGGACCAACCCACAACCCACCCGCAGCGACTGACTAGCGGACCCGGCCAAACGTGGGACCCGCGCGCAGGCAGAGGTGGGTAAAACACTGTCGTTCCATGGCTTTCTCTAGCGGGAGGCCAATGAAAAATTTGCCCACGCGCCCACACAGCCAATCGGGAGACGCCTTGCTGCCCAGATTGAATGGAC
It includes:
- the LOC127316941 gene encoding uncharacterized protein, coding for MMTNKEERDGTGKKAGVPSDEEDGEDVKMASSSFGTCRKEDACEGVDFVHIWLWIVLNYRLFVSYHISSTLPLCLPTFYFPVWIYRLNHVFSYLPIPCLQDAASALPDLHILHATIAWYNFQTKSTINVCYHGYKLANIEEVDKIFPLALDFAFLVSAARATTGEVTLESSPHVKLYGDQKRGYVAALKSYV